From Falco cherrug isolate bFalChe1 chromosome 4, bFalChe1.pri, whole genome shotgun sequence, one genomic window encodes:
- the STEAP1 gene encoding metalloreductase STEAP1, producing the protein MEKREDDNHGIDQNAGQSIMPRRNTGNLSNSDVDMQVTNPPEAAALFNLHQAHHFGEFEHSSEQHCKQDLFPKWHLPMKIASVISLLTFIYTSMRDVIYPFITRKENVFYKIPILVINKVLPVVSITLLALVYLPGILAAGFQLYFGTKYKRFPQWLDRWMLSRKQFGLLSFFFATMHACYSLCYPMRRSYRYKLLNWAFQQVKQKKESAWIEHDVWRMEIYVSLGILGLALLALLAITSIPSVGHSLTWREFHYIQSKMGYLALLLCTVHALVFAWNKWVDVNQFIWYTPPSFMVAVFLPIVVLLCKCVLLLPCFRKRIKKIRCGWEANTQTNQTSMTSRL; encoded by the exons atggagaagagggaagatGATAATCATGGCATTGATCAAAATGCAGGTCAGAGCATCATGccaagaagaaatacaggaaaccTTAGCAACTCG GATGTGGATATGCAAGTCACCAATCCACCAGAAGCAGCTGCACTTTTTAATTTACATCAAGCACACCATTTTGGTGAGTTTGAACACTCTTCAGAACAACACTGCAAGCAGGATCTGTTCCCCAAGTGGCACTTGCCAATGAAGATAGCATCAGTGATCTCATTATTAACATTTATTTACACTTCTATGAGAGATGTCATATATCCTTTTAtaaccagaaaggaaaatgttttctataaaATTCCAATCCTTGTCATAAACAAAGTTTTACCAGTGGTTTCAATTACCCTTTTAGCACTAGTATATTTACCAGGAATATTAGCTGCTGGTTTCCAGCTGTACTTTGGCACCAAGTATAAAAGGTTTCCCCAGTGGCTGGATAGATGGATGTTATCAAGAAAGCAATTtggacttctcagtttcttcttcGCTACAATGCACGCCTGCTATAGCCTATGCTATCCAATGAGAAGATCATACAGATACAAGCTGCTGAACTGGGCATTCCAGCAG gtcaaacaaaaaaaggaaagtgccTGGATTGAACATGATGTTTGGAGAATGGAGATTTATGTGTCTCTAGGAATTCTGGGACTTGCTTTGCTGGCCTTGTTGGCAATAACATCAATTCCATCTGTTGGTCACTCTTTGACCTGGAGAGAGTTCCACTACATTCAG agcAAGATGGGATATttagctctgctgctgtgtacTGTTCACGCACTGGTGTTTGCTTGGAATAAGTGGGTTGATGTTAACCAGTTCATCTGGTATACACCACCTTCATTTATGGTAGCAGTTTTTCTTCCTATTGTAGTTCTGCTTTGTAAATGCGTACTGCTCCTCCCATGTTTTAGGAAGAGGATAAAAAAGATCAGATGTGGTTGGGAAGCTAACACACAAACCAATCAAACCAGCATGACTTCTAGACTGTAG